A genome region from Streptomyces sp. NBC_01296 includes the following:
- a CDS encoding XdhC family protein, with the protein MLDIAEELRAWCAAHREFALATVVAVSGSAPRGPGASLAVDAGGTALGSLSGGCVESAVHELCLDAIASGEGGVHRFGYSDDDAFAVGLTCGGVLDVLVTPVRGHDPVRPVLGSVLEAAAAGARAALARVVSGPPPQLGRALAVHPDGSYEGCLGGEPALDRAAAGHIRDLLLAGRTGTAELGTAGGLCGQPLTLLVESAAEPPRLIVYGAIDFAAALARIGAFLGHRVTVCDARPVFATPARFPDADEVVVDWPHRHLAAEWEAGRLDSRTAVCVLTHDAKFDVPLLALALRLPLGYVGAMGSRRTHADREQRLREEGVPQAALARLRSPIGLDLGGATPEETALSIAAEFTAVRYGGSVAPLARRRGPVHARTRIAYGTKVP; encoded by the coding sequence ATGCTCGACATCGCCGAGGAACTGCGCGCGTGGTGTGCCGCGCACCGCGAATTCGCCCTGGCCACCGTGGTCGCCGTCAGCGGGAGCGCGCCGCGCGGCCCGGGCGCCTCCCTGGCCGTCGACGCCGGCGGCACCGCGCTCGGCTCCCTCTCCGGGGGCTGCGTGGAATCCGCCGTGCACGAGCTGTGCCTCGACGCCATCGCCTCCGGCGAAGGCGGCGTGCACCGCTTCGGGTACAGCGACGACGACGCCTTCGCCGTCGGCCTGACCTGCGGCGGAGTCCTGGACGTGCTCGTCACCCCGGTGCGCGGGCACGACCCGGTGCGGCCCGTCCTCGGCTCCGTCCTCGAGGCCGCCGCCGCAGGCGCCCGGGCCGCACTGGCCCGGGTGGTCTCCGGCCCGCCGCCACAGCTCGGCCGGGCCCTCGCCGTCCACCCCGACGGATCCTACGAGGGCTGCCTGGGCGGCGAGCCGGCCCTCGACCGGGCCGCCGCCGGGCACATACGGGACCTGCTGCTGGCCGGGCGCACCGGGACCGCTGAGCTCGGCACGGCGGGCGGGCTGTGCGGGCAGCCGCTCACCCTCCTGGTCGAATCCGCCGCCGAACCGCCCCGGCTGATCGTCTACGGGGCCATCGACTTCGCCGCCGCCCTGGCCCGGATCGGGGCCTTCCTCGGGCACCGGGTCACCGTCTGCGACGCCCGGCCCGTCTTCGCGACGCCGGCCCGCTTCCCCGACGCCGACGAGGTGGTCGTGGACTGGCCGCACCGGCACCTGGCCGCCGAATGGGAGGCGGGCCGGCTGGACTCCCGTACGGCGGTCTGCGTCCTCACCCACGACGCCAAGTTCGACGTACCCCTGCTGGCCCTCGCCCTGCGGCTGCCGCTGGGCTACGTGGGAGCCATGGGATCGCGGCGCACCCACGCCGACCGCGAGCAGCGGCTGCGCGAGGAGGGGGTGCCGCAGGCCGCGCTCGCCCGGCTGCGCTCACCCATCGGGCTGGACCTGGGCGGCGCCACCCCCGAGGAGACGGCCCTGTCCATCGCCGCCGAGTTCACGGCCGTCCGGTACGGCGGATCCGTCGCCCCCCTGGCCCGGCGCCGGGGTCCCGTGCACGCGCGCACCCGGATCGCCTACGGGACCAAGGTCCCGTAG
- a CDS encoding FAD binding domain-containing protein, with protein MILTEFDYVRPVGLAEALTLLSGTPGARVLAGGQSLLPGLRTGEDTARLLVDVRHLEELRGIERTADGIRIGALTTLAQLAAHPGVLAEAPEVAAAARANGDPQVRNLGTAGGNLAAGGRATDLPVAAIAADARVELAGPGGRSSVGAEEFTVSGVPAGAVVTALLVPAAGRAAAFEKTADRATRYPVCAAAVRITPDGPRIAVTGATARPLRLHGVEDRLRGGPYTTEAVLAAFRAEPRELFVPGRGTSAEYLGHLAGVLTARALQRADQALA; from the coding sequence GTGATCCTCACCGAGTTCGACTACGTACGGCCCGTCGGCCTCGCCGAGGCGCTGACCCTGCTCTCCGGCACCCCGGGCGCCCGGGTGCTGGCCGGCGGCCAGAGCCTGCTGCCCGGGCTGCGCACCGGTGAGGACACCGCCCGGCTCCTCGTCGACGTACGCCACCTCGAGGAGCTCCGCGGCATCGAGCGGACCGCCGACGGGATCCGGATCGGCGCGCTCACCACGCTCGCGCAGCTCGCCGCCCACCCGGGCGTCCTCGCCGAGGCCCCGGAGGTGGCCGCCGCCGCCCGGGCCAACGGGGACCCCCAGGTCCGCAACCTCGGCACCGCCGGCGGGAACCTCGCCGCCGGCGGGCGCGCCACCGACCTGCCGGTCGCGGCCATCGCCGCCGACGCCCGGGTCGAACTGGCCGGACCCGGCGGGCGGTCGAGCGTGGGCGCCGAGGAGTTCACCGTCTCCGGGGTGCCCGCCGGGGCCGTGGTCACCGCACTGCTGGTGCCCGCCGCCGGGCGGGCCGCCGCCTTCGAGAAGACCGCCGACCGGGCCACCCGCTACCCGGTCTGCGCCGCCGCCGTACGGATCACCCCCGACGGGCCGCGCATCGCGGTCACCGGGGCCACCGCCCGCCCGCTGCGGCTGCACGGGGTCGAGGACCGGCTGCGCGGGGGCCCGTACACGACGGAGGCCGTGCTCGCGGCCTTCCGCGCCGAGCCCAGGGAGCTGTTCGTCCCCGGGCGCGGTACCTCGGCCGAATACCTCGGCCACCTCGCGGGGGTGCTCACCGCCCGCGCGCTGCAGAGGGCAGACCAGGCCCTCGCCTGA
- a CDS encoding nuclear transport factor 2 family protein, with the protein MAKYDISKLHPVFVRQMEALAALDIEAVMKNYTDDAVLLRFEGVSVGIEAVRETFTGYLTVKPTLVELQEYIETEDTIFYRAIMNLNGEPEHAFGTLVVRDGRIWRQTAGFGG; encoded by the coding sequence ATGGCCAAGTACGACATCTCCAAGCTGCACCCGGTGTTCGTCCGCCAGATGGAGGCGCTGGCCGCCCTGGACATCGAGGCGGTGATGAAGAACTACACCGACGACGCCGTCCTGCTGCGCTTCGAGGGGGTCTCCGTCGGGATCGAGGCCGTGCGCGAGACGTTCACGGGCTACCTCACGGTGAAGCCCACGCTGGTGGAACTCCAGGAGTACATCGAGACCGAGGACACGATCTTCTACCGCGCGATCATGAATCTGAACGGCGAACCGGAGCACGCGTTCGGGACACTTGTGGTCCGCGATGGCCGGATCTGGCGCCAGACCGCCGGTTTCGGCGGCTGA
- a CDS encoding NADPH-dependent F420 reductase codes for MRTGIIGTGRIGSTLARILVAAGHEVLLANARGPKSIGPLLAELGPAASAAHPAEVADRAELLVLMVPYASIQGLFPTAAVQDKVLVDATNAFGGAGAPADLGDRSSSELVAEWYPGARVVKSLNTMHFETLAVAGGTSRAKPRGSTAGGERLAHFTAGDDEKAKEIVAGVITDLGFAPVDTGSLHSGGILQQPGGPLFNRPLTEAQALAWISH; via the coding sequence ATGCGCACAGGCATCATCGGCACCGGGCGGATCGGTTCCACCCTCGCGCGGATCCTGGTGGCCGCCGGGCACGAGGTCTTATTGGCCAATGCCCGCGGCCCCAAGTCCATCGGCCCGTTACTGGCCGAACTGGGCCCGGCGGCCTCGGCGGCGCACCCCGCCGAGGTCGCCGACCGGGCCGAACTGCTGGTGCTGATGGTGCCGTACGCGAGCATCCAGGGGCTCTTTCCGACCGCGGCCGTGCAGGACAAGGTGCTGGTGGACGCCACCAACGCGTTCGGCGGCGCGGGCGCACCCGCGGATCTGGGCGACCGCAGTTCCAGCGAACTGGTCGCCGAGTGGTATCCCGGCGCCCGCGTCGTGAAATCCCTGAACACCATGCATTTCGAGACTCTCGCCGTCGCTGGGGGCACCTCCCGGGCGAAGCCCAGGGGGAGCACCGCGGGGGGCGAACGCCTGGCCCATTTCACGGCGGGCGACGACGAGAAGGCAAAGGAAATCGTCGCGGGAGTCATCACGGATCTGGGATTCGCCCCCGTCGACACCGGCTCGCTGCACTCCGGAGGAATTCTCCAGCAGCCCGGCGGGCCCCTTTTCAACCGGCCGCTCACGGAAGCGCAGGCGCTGGCATGGATATCTCACTGA
- a CDS encoding MFS transporter — translation MAELSRTTTGVPAPPAAQAAAAAPRGSGFWVVGAVLVLLMLSSSVPSALYVLYQERWGLSSGMITVVFALYAVTVLIGLLLFGSLSDTLGRRPVLGVGLVLAIVSMGLFAGAQGLGLLLAARAVQGLAVGLATGAMGAALLELTPRSRPALGAQVNSAGPTVGIGLGGIGAGLLVQYAPAPTVLSYLLLVAAFAVTLVGVFRMRESAPEARSGGLMRISARRIHVPAAVRGRFAILVLTIVAVWSVGGFYLSLGPHLALSLLHSTNYLVGGATVALLAGAATAAQLLLGRTEALRTAVLGLCGLLAGLGLVLLALGLGSAPVFLVATAVLGSGWGAAFLGSFRALSALAEPAHRGELTAAVYVFAYLAMSVPAVLAGMLTNIHGLHRTSVGFMAAVAGVCALALFVTLRLAARTRAEGSTT, via the coding sequence GTGGCCGAATTGTCCAGGACGACCACGGGGGTTCCGGCACCACCGGCCGCCCAGGCGGCCGCCGCGGCACCCAGAGGCTCCGGCTTCTGGGTGGTCGGGGCGGTCCTCGTCCTGCTGATGCTCTCCTCGTCCGTACCCTCCGCCCTCTACGTGCTCTACCAGGAGAGATGGGGCCTGTCCTCCGGCATGATCACGGTGGTCTTCGCGCTGTACGCGGTCACCGTGCTGATCGGGCTCCTGCTGTTCGGATCCCTCTCGGACACCCTGGGCCGGCGCCCCGTCCTCGGCGTCGGCCTGGTCCTGGCGATCGTCTCCATGGGGCTGTTCGCCGGGGCCCAGGGGCTCGGGCTGCTGCTGGCCGCCCGCGCCGTGCAGGGGCTCGCGGTGGGCCTGGCCACCGGGGCGATGGGCGCAGCCCTGCTCGAACTCACCCCCCGCTCGCGGCCGGCGCTCGGCGCCCAGGTCAACAGCGCGGGGCCGACGGTGGGGATCGGGCTCGGCGGGATCGGGGCCGGGCTGCTCGTCCAGTACGCGCCCGCCCCGACCGTGCTCAGCTACCTGCTGCTGGTCGCCGCCTTCGCGGTGACGTTGGTGGGGGTGTTCAGGATGCGTGAGAGCGCTCCCGAGGCCCGCTCCGGCGGCCTCATGCGGATCAGCGCACGCCGGATCCATGTCCCGGCCGCCGTACGGGGCCGGTTCGCGATCCTCGTCCTGACCATCGTCGCCGTCTGGTCGGTCGGCGGCTTCTACCTCTCCCTCGGGCCGCACCTGGCCCTGTCCTTGCTCCACAGCACGAACTACCTGGTCGGCGGGGCCACCGTGGCCCTGCTCGCGGGCGCCGCCACCGCGGCCCAGCTGCTGCTGGGCCGTACCGAGGCCCTGCGCACCGCCGTCCTGGGCCTGTGCGGGCTGCTGGCCGGGCTCGGCCTCGTCCTGCTTGCGCTGGGCCTCGGCTCGGCGCCCGTGTTCCTCGTGGCCACGGCGGTCCTCGGCAGCGGCTGGGGCGCGGCGTTCCTCGGCTCCTTCCGGGCGCTCAGCGCGCTGGCCGAACCGGCGCACCGCGGGGAACTGACCGCCGCCGTCTACGTCTTCGCGTACCTCGCGATGAGCGTGCCGGCGGTGCTCGCCGGAATGCTCACCAACATCCACGGACTGCACCGCACCTCGGTCGGCTTCATGGCCGCCGTCGCCGGGGTGTGCGCGCTGGCCCTGTTCGTCACGCTGCGGCTCGCCGCCCGCACCCGGGCCGAAGGGAGCACCACATGA
- a CDS encoding (2Fe-2S)-binding protein gives MNGRPEQFSAEPNELLVERLRDGLGLTGTKVGCDTGQCGTCVVRLDGRSVKSCLILTASAAGSRVTTIEGVTERGGELTGLQEALRQEHGTQCGFCTPGMVMALGELVENTADREAPTEPEIREWLTGNLCRCTGYHSVVRGVQRACSAARAEIPEEISEGAAVTASAASAASASASASGKEV, from the coding sequence GTGAACGGAAGACCCGAGCAGTTCTCGGCCGAGCCGAACGAGCTGCTGGTGGAGCGGCTGCGCGACGGCCTCGGGCTGACCGGCACCAAGGTCGGCTGCGACACCGGCCAGTGCGGTACCTGCGTCGTCCGGCTCGACGGCCGGTCCGTCAAGAGCTGCCTGATCCTCACCGCGTCGGCGGCCGGCTCCCGGGTGACCACCATCGAGGGCGTCACCGAGCGGGGCGGCGAACTCACCGGCCTCCAGGAGGCCCTGCGCCAGGAGCACGGCACCCAGTGCGGGTTCTGCACCCCCGGCATGGTGATGGCCCTCGGCGAGCTCGTCGAGAACACCGCCGACCGCGAGGCGCCCACCGAGCCCGAGATCCGCGAGTGGCTCACGGGCAACCTGTGCCGCTGCACCGGCTACCACAGCGTCGTACGGGGCGTGCAGCGCGCCTGTTCCGCCGCCCGGGCCGAGATCCCCGAGGAGATCAGCGAGGGCGCCGCCGTCACTGCCTCCGCCGCGTCCGCCGCGTCCGCCTCGGCCTCCGCGTCCGGCAAGGAGGTGTGA
- a CDS encoding ATP-binding protein codes for MKAADMSAAELRSALFGLEIFAGLTEDQLDWLASVSEPRVLADGEVLFRDGEEATGFHVLLAGGLVVTKVVDGREEVLTRHSTEEESAAAEEHDGKPSAAHRFTGELPLLTDGAYVATAAASGPATTVVAYPKPVFFEMLTRCHGVAAVLIPVLAWRIKSSEVQARKRATVEALGTLAAGLAHELNNPAAAVARAAQELAPALDGLTRTAQAWGAAATGAERAVLDRLAEELDKLPPPVTTDPLAQADAEEEIADWAEEAGTERPGLLGSGISDLGLELGWLLERLEGVGEPALPVALDHLAALLEIRSLAAELRAAGPRISQLVAATRDYANLDRAPEQRFAVADGIENTLVVLRSKLAGITIVRAYEPDLPELTGYPSELNQVWTNLVDNAAEAMEGAGTLTLRVRAEGVCLVVEIADTGRGIPEDSLPRIFEPFYTTKDVGKGTGLGLHLSYRIVTQRHHGSITARSRPGETRMVVRLPLTASAACAETPDEPTSTRSTTR; via the coding sequence ATGAAGGCTGCCGACATGAGCGCCGCCGAGCTGCGGTCCGCCCTGTTCGGGCTGGAGATCTTCGCAGGGCTCACCGAGGACCAGCTGGACTGGCTGGCCTCCGTTTCCGAACCCCGGGTGCTCGCCGACGGGGAGGTCCTCTTCCGGGACGGCGAGGAGGCCACCGGCTTCCACGTCCTGCTCGCGGGCGGGCTGGTCGTCACCAAGGTCGTCGACGGCCGGGAGGAGGTGCTCACCCGGCACTCCACCGAGGAGGAGAGCGCCGCCGCCGAGGAGCACGACGGAAAGCCCTCCGCCGCGCACCGCTTCACCGGCGAGCTGCCGCTGCTGACGGACGGCGCGTACGTGGCCACCGCCGCAGCGAGCGGGCCGGCGACCACCGTCGTCGCGTACCCGAAGCCGGTGTTCTTCGAGATGCTGACCCGCTGCCACGGGGTGGCGGCCGTGCTGATCCCGGTGCTGGCCTGGCGGATCAAGTCCTCCGAGGTGCAGGCCCGCAAGCGGGCCACCGTCGAGGCGCTCGGCACCCTGGCCGCCGGCCTCGCGCACGAGCTGAACAACCCGGCGGCCGCCGTGGCCCGGGCCGCCCAGGAGCTGGCACCGGCCCTGGACGGGCTCACCCGGACCGCCCAGGCCTGGGGCGCCGCCGCGACGGGCGCGGAGCGTGCCGTACTCGACCGGCTGGCCGAGGAGCTCGACAAGCTGCCGCCGCCGGTCACCACCGATCCGCTCGCCCAGGCCGACGCCGAGGAGGAGATCGCCGACTGGGCCGAGGAGGCGGGCACCGAACGGCCCGGGCTGCTCGGCTCGGGGATCTCGGACCTCGGGCTGGAACTGGGCTGGCTGCTGGAGCGGCTGGAAGGGGTCGGGGAACCGGCCCTGCCCGTGGCCCTGGACCACCTGGCGGCCCTGCTGGAGATCCGCTCGCTCGCCGCGGAACTGCGCGCGGCCGGCCCGAGGATCTCCCAACTGGTCGCCGCCACCCGGGATTACGCCAATCTCGACCGGGCGCCCGAACAGCGTTTCGCGGTGGCCGACGGGATCGAGAACACACTGGTCGTGCTGCGTTCCAAGCTCGCCGGCATCACCATCGTGCGTGCGTACGAGCCGGATCTGCCCGAACTGACGGGCTACCCCAGCGAGTTGAACCAGGTGTGGACCAACCTGGTCGACAACGCGGCCGAGGCCATGGAGGGCGCCGGCACGCTCACCCTGCGGGTCCGCGCCGAGGGCGTCTGCCTCGTCGTGGAGATCGCCGACACCGGCCGCGGCATCCCCGAGGACTCCCTGCCGCGGATCTTCGAACCCTTCTACACGACCAAGGACGTGGGGAAGGGAACGGGCCTCGGACTGCACCTCAGCTACCGCATCGTGACCCAGCGCCACCACGGCTCGATCACCGCCCGCTCGCGTCCCGGCGAGACCCGGATGGTCGTACGGCTGCCGCTCACCGCGTCCGCCGCCTGCGCCGAAACACCTGATGAACCCACCTCCACCCGCTCCACCACCCGTTGA
- a CDS encoding xanthine dehydrogenase family protein molybdopterin-binding subunit, with protein sequence MTAVTGEVPLQGSGLLGQPLDAREDPQLLRGEAKYVADIDLPGTAHMAILGSPVAHAKILSIETKAAEQMPGVLKVATAADFTDVMPLPCIWIPGGVESHFPPHPYGLPGARPVLTGDAVRHVGDPIAVVVAETPRQAAAALAAIAVEYEPLPVVTRADDALAEGAPQLHEAVPGNLNAYWTCGDKDRTEAALAEAEVTVELDLVNQRTINSPIEPRGAVGDYNAATDEYTLYASTQGPHNHRFLLAALVLGIPFNKLRVIAPTVGGSFGTKGYLYPDMALVLLLSKALRRPVKWVDTRTGLMNSTVQGRDHRQHVVLAGTRDGRMTGLWATSYANLGAYPSTIGPGVATALMGRSISGMYDIPAAFCEVYAAFTNTVSLGAQRGSGRAEAAFLMERLVDRYASEIGMDPAAVRRMNLVPKEKFPYDNGLGWTYDSGDYQLNFDKAMELSGYADMPARKAEARTRGKRLGVGLATYVAICGVGPSTRMSKEGMLGGTWESANIRVHPTGEVTVTVGSASTGQSHHTVFAQVAADELGIDPALVQVYEGDTLKAPYGQGTYGSRSYSMAAPAVALTARKIKAKLVKAGAVFLGVPEEKVVYAGGKVYEEGNEENTKTFAELAMAMWYGWGLPHEIEPAIDETTHFDPPDFNYPFGTHVAVVEVDELTGETEVVAYTAVDDAGNIGNPKIVLGQIEGSITHGLGQALMEAAVYDEQGLLVSSDLTKYALPRAADVPFFTLDKTTTPSPHNPLGAKGAGEIATVPPAAAVVNAVVDALSDLGVQHIDMPLTPEKVWRRLRGEAE encoded by the coding sequence ATGACCGCAGTGACGGGGGAGGTTCCCCTCCAGGGATCGGGCCTGCTCGGACAGCCGCTGGACGCCCGCGAGGATCCGCAGCTGCTGCGCGGCGAGGCCAAGTACGTGGCCGACATCGACCTGCCGGGCACCGCCCACATGGCGATCCTCGGCAGCCCGGTGGCCCACGCGAAGATCCTCTCCATCGAGACCAAGGCCGCCGAGCAGATGCCCGGTGTGCTCAAGGTGGCCACCGCCGCCGACTTCACCGACGTCATGCCGCTGCCCTGCATCTGGATCCCCGGCGGCGTCGAGAGCCACTTCCCGCCCCACCCCTACGGACTTCCCGGCGCCCGCCCGGTCCTGACCGGCGACGCCGTCCGGCACGTCGGCGACCCGATCGCCGTGGTCGTCGCCGAGACCCCGCGCCAGGCCGCCGCCGCGCTGGCCGCCATCGCCGTCGAGTACGAACCGCTGCCCGTGGTCACCCGGGCCGACGACGCACTCGCCGAGGGCGCGCCCCAGCTGCACGAGGCCGTACCGGGCAACCTGAACGCGTACTGGACCTGCGGCGACAAGGACCGCACCGAAGCGGCCCTCGCCGAAGCCGAGGTCACCGTCGAGCTCGACCTGGTCAACCAGCGCACCATCAACAGCCCCATCGAGCCGCGCGGCGCCGTCGGCGACTACAACGCAGCCACCGACGAGTACACGCTCTACGCCTCCACCCAGGGCCCGCACAACCACCGCTTCCTGCTCGCCGCGCTGGTCCTCGGCATCCCGTTCAACAAGCTCCGGGTGATCGCCCCGACCGTCGGCGGCAGCTTCGGCACCAAGGGCTACCTCTACCCCGACATGGCGCTGGTCCTGCTGCTCTCCAAGGCGCTCCGCCGGCCCGTGAAGTGGGTGGACACCCGCACCGGCCTGATGAACTCCACCGTCCAGGGCCGCGACCACCGCCAGCACGTGGTGCTCGCCGGCACCCGCGACGGCCGGATGACCGGCCTGTGGGCCACCAGCTACGCCAACCTCGGCGCGTACCCCTCCACCATCGGCCCCGGTGTCGCCACCGCCCTGATGGGCCGCTCCATCAGCGGCATGTACGACATCCCCGCCGCCTTCTGCGAGGTTTACGCAGCCTTCACCAACACCGTCTCGCTCGGCGCCCAGCGCGGCAGCGGGCGCGCCGAGGCCGCCTTCTTGATGGAGCGGCTCGTCGACCGGTACGCCTCCGAGATCGGCATGGACCCGGCGGCCGTCCGGCGCATGAACCTGGTGCCGAAGGAGAAGTTCCCGTACGACAACGGCCTCGGCTGGACGTACGACTCCGGGGACTACCAGCTGAACTTCGACAAGGCGATGGAGCTGTCGGGCTACGCCGACATGCCCGCCCGCAAGGCCGAGGCCCGCACCCGCGGCAAGCGGCTCGGCGTGGGCCTGGCCACCTACGTGGCCATCTGCGGCGTCGGCCCCTCCACCCGGATGTCCAAGGAGGGCATGCTCGGCGGCACCTGGGAGAGCGCGAACATCCGCGTCCACCCGACCGGCGAGGTCACCGTCACCGTCGGCTCCGCCTCCACCGGCCAGAGCCACCACACGGTCTTCGCGCAGGTGGCCGCCGACGAGCTCGGCATCGACCCGGCCCTGGTCCAGGTGTACGAGGGGGACACCCTCAAGGCCCCGTACGGGCAGGGCACGTACGGCTCGCGCTCCTACAGCATGGCCGCGCCCGCCGTCGCCCTCACCGCCCGGAAGATCAAGGCCAAGCTGGTCAAGGCCGGGGCCGTGTTCCTCGGAGTCCCCGAGGAGAAGGTCGTCTACGCGGGCGGCAAGGTCTACGAAGAGGGCAACGAGGAGAACACCAAGACGTTCGCCGAGCTGGCGATGGCCATGTGGTACGGCTGGGGGCTGCCCCACGAGATCGAACCCGCCATCGACGAGACCACCCACTTCGACCCGCCGGACTTCAACTACCCCTTCGGCACGCACGTCGCCGTCGTCGAGGTCGACGAACTCACCGGCGAGACCGAGGTGGTGGCGTACACCGCCGTCGACGACGCCGGCAACATCGGCAACCCGAAGATCGTCCTCGGGCAGATCGAGGGCAGCATCACGCACGGCCTCGGCCAGGCGCTGATGGAGGCCGCCGTCTACGACGAACAGGGCCTGCTCGTCAGCTCCGACCTGACCAAGTACGCCCTGCCGCGCGCCGCGGACGTGCCGTTCTTCACCCTCGACAAGACCACCACGCCCAGCCCGCACAACCCGCTGGGCGCCAAGGGCGCCGGCGAGATCGCCACCGTGCCGCCCGCCGCGGCCGTCGTCAACGCGGTCGTCGACGCCCTGTCCGACCTGGGCGTGCAGCACATCGACATGCCGCTCACCCCCGAGAAGGTCTGGCGCCGCCTGCGAGGAGAAGCCGAGTGA
- a CDS encoding IS701 family transposase has product MARVVLPEDSTKEISELIDVLISLFFESLPRRDQRNWARVYLNGLVRTSGKKTIRNIAGTGASSVEQSLQQFISKSPWDWTPVRRSLAQYLERTAQRPLAWVVQPMVIEKAGDRSVGVGRQFVPQLGRTANCQQASGIWLASSEASFPVEWTLTLPGPWTSELLRRRRAGIPDTARSLTPAQDAVHAVQRMAAGWQLQRRPVVMEVANTDIPQSIESFALQDIPFVFKVDGSLPVSFGGAGRHKPGPHTAPARELIDSLRSQRRVVEWTRHGRAEGAVTLLTSAAILGTPGEDRSLPLPSTPLLLVGAWTEAALLPSEFWITNIGDRPLAQLFLLAKLTDRVSLDFTETCEPVGIRDFEGRSFRGWHHHATLASVAHASMLLGARGRIPDGFPGHVRPPLGRVPGPVSRTGAPGPVARTGPPPVLPPRPLIPGQSARREYIR; this is encoded by the coding sequence ATGGCTCGCGTAGTCCTTCCGGAGGATTCCACGAAGGAAATCTCCGAATTGATCGACGTCCTGATCTCTCTTTTCTTCGAATCCTTACCCCGGCGGGACCAGCGAAACTGGGCCCGCGTTTATCTCAACGGCCTGGTGCGGACCAGCGGGAAGAAAACAATCCGTAACATCGCCGGAACAGGGGCCAGTTCCGTCGAGCAGAGCCTCCAGCAGTTCATCAGCAAGTCCCCCTGGGACTGGACCCCGGTACGCCGCTCCCTCGCCCAGTACCTCGAACGCACCGCCCAGCGCCCGCTGGCCTGGGTGGTCCAGCCCATGGTCATAGAGAAGGCCGGCGACCGCTCGGTCGGCGTGGGCCGCCAGTTCGTCCCCCAGCTCGGCCGCACCGCCAACTGCCAGCAGGCCAGCGGCATCTGGCTCGCCTCCAGCGAGGCCAGCTTCCCCGTCGAATGGACCCTCACCCTCCCCGGGCCCTGGACGAGCGAGCTGCTGCGCCGCCGGCGGGCCGGCATCCCCGACACCGCACGCTCGCTCACCCCCGCCCAGGACGCCGTACACGCCGTCCAGCGGATGGCCGCCGGCTGGCAACTCCAGCGCCGGCCCGTGGTGATGGAGGTCGCCAACACCGACATCCCGCAGAGCATCGAGTCCTTCGCCCTGCAGGACATCCCCTTCGTCTTCAAGGTCGACGGCTCGCTGCCCGTCTCCTTCGGCGGCGCCGGCCGGCACAAGCCCGGGCCGCACACCGCGCCCGCCCGCGAACTCATCGACTCCCTGCGCTCCCAGCGGCGCGTCGTCGAATGGACCCGGCACGGCCGCGCCGAAGGGGCAGTGACCCTGCTGACCTCGGCCGCCATCCTCGGGACCCCCGGCGAGGACCGGTCCCTCCCCCTGCCGTCCACCCCGCTGCTGCTCGTCGGCGCCTGGACCGAAGCCGCCCTGCTGCCCTCCGAGTTCTGGATCACCAACATCGGCGACCGGCCGCTGGCCCAGCTCTTCCTCCTCGCCAAACTCACCGACCGGGTATCCCTCGATTTCACCGAGACCTGCGAACCCGTAGGCATCCGTGATTTCGAGGGCCGCTCCTTCCGTGGCTGGCACCACCACGCCACGCTCGCGAGTGTCGCCCATGCGTCGATGCTGCTCGGTGCGCGCGGCAGGATCCCCGACGGCTTCCCCGGGCACGTACGGCCCCCGCTCGGCAGGGTGCCCGGGCCCGTGTCCCGTACCGGAGCACCCGGCCCCGTGGCACGCACCGGCCCACCGCCGGTGCTGCCGCCGCGGCCTCTGATCCCCGGCCAGAGCGCGAGACGCGAGTACATCCGCTGA
- a CDS encoding TMEM175 family protein, with amino-acid sequence MERETGRVEAFSDGVFAIVITILVLELKVPEETGTDFWHGVWEQWPHYAAYVVSFLIIGVMWVNHHTIFSHLKRVDRPLLFLNLMVLMVVSVIPYTTTVLAEHLVEEGGSANAAAILYSSVTVVYALAFLAFWWYVTRVGHLFHERVDKEGARATRVRFGLGAVAYPLTVLLSFFSAPLTLVAHFLIALYYAANQIPIPLVVEEERLESASDLRK; translated from the coding sequence ATGGAACGCGAAACCGGGCGTGTCGAGGCATTCAGTGACGGGGTATTCGCCATCGTCATCACGATTCTCGTTCTGGAACTAAAGGTTCCGGAGGAAACGGGAACGGACTTCTGGCACGGCGTGTGGGAACAGTGGCCGCACTATGCCGCATACGTGGTGAGTTTCCTCATCATCGGCGTGATGTGGGTGAATCACCACACCATCTTCAGTCACCTCAAGCGGGTGGACCGGCCGCTGTTGTTCCTGAATCTCATGGTGCTGATGGTGGTGTCGGTGATTCCGTACACCACCACCGTGCTGGCCGAGCACCTCGTCGAGGAGGGCGGCTCCGCCAACGCCGCCGCGATCCTCTACAGTTCGGTCACCGTCGTCTACGCGCTGGCATTCCTGGCCTTCTGGTGGTACGTCACCCGCGTCGGCCACCTGTTCCACGAACGGGTGGACAAGGAGGGCGCCCGGGCCACCCGCGTACGCTTCGGCCTCGGCGCCGTGGCGTACCCCTTGACCGTTCTCCTGTCCTTCTTCTCCGCACCGCTCACTCTCGTCGCACACTTCCTGATCGCGCTCTACTATGCGGCGAACCAGATCCCGATCCCCCTCGTGGTAGAGGAAGAGCGGCTCGAATCTGCCAGCGACCTCAGGAAGTAG